A portion of the Lolium rigidum isolate FL_2022 chromosome 1, APGP_CSIRO_Lrig_0.1, whole genome shotgun sequence genome contains these proteins:
- the LOC124704363 gene encoding late embryogenesis abundant protein 6-like — MQAAKEKVKDGVSAVKAKTKITRAKAEEKAEAATARSHAERELAHERGKAKVAAAKMELHQDKALHREEAIEHRIHKHAATGCLGGHGHARHNKHGVAAAPAPPPGAGAYYPPAAGAGHY, encoded by the coding sequence ATGCAGGCTGCCAAGGAGAAGGTGAAGGACGGCGTGAGCGCGGTGAAGGCCAAGACCAAGATCACGCGCGCCAAGgcggaggagaaggcggaggcggcgacggcgaggtcgcACGCGGAGCGGGAGCTGGCGCACGAGCGCGGCAAGGCCAAGGTCGCCGCCGCCAAGATGGAGCTGCACCAGGACAAGGCGCTCCACCGCGAGGAggccatcgagcaccgcatccacAAGCACGCCGCCACCGGGTGCCTCGGCGGCCACGGCCACGCCCGCCACAACAAGCATGGGGTCGCGGCGGCGCCCGCTCCGCCGCCTGGCGCGGGGGCGTACTACCCTCCTGCCGCCGGTGCTGGCCACTACTAG